The nucleotide window TGGAGATCTACTACGTGACTTATGGAGCTGCGTCAATGCTCGCGAGATTGATGGAGCTGCTCGCGTGAATGATTGGATTCGGCAGGTCTTACGTGGACGTGGGGTCGTGTGATGTTTTTTTTTGGACCAGGGTACGGTACGTATACGGTCTGGGTTATACAGGGCTAGACAGGGCTTGGATCTGGGCTGCGGCGGGCTAGGAAAAAAACAAATTCGCAAGGACAAAAATACCCCTCCGAAATTAGGTTAGGGGGGAGCACCGGAGCAGGGCTCGTGGAATGAAGGTTACGGGGCTTGCCCAACTTGAATGCCAATCATATGAACAGTGAATATGATGCAGCAGAAACTTTTCATTCTTTTTGTATATTGCAATTACCAGAATTAGCTTACATGATTGAGCAATGTGTGAACTGAAGCAGCTCGCTGATACTGTTGTTGCTGGACTGCAGATTTATTTGTACACCACAGTTAATTTTGTCGAGATACAGTTTATTCATCTACGTCTTTAATTATAATATTATAGATTTTTCCTGATGACTTGAGCTGCACCATATGTAAAACTTGATAAGAATTTGTGACTTTAGTTGAAACTGCACCATATTAGTACTAAaaaaagttcaaatcggtatTTCACACCATGGATAAAATAATAACTTACTCAATACGTTTATCATTACTATAAATTCAGAAAAATGTCAGGCTGTGATACACTTTCCACAACCATATATGACGCGTGAGATTCCCTTAACCACACGTCTTCCCTTCCGCTGCTGGAATGCAACAATAAATTTCAGTATTTTTCAAAGGGGAATAAATTATTATCAAGCAGATCTCATTTACACCCAACCTCTGCATCAACAAGAtgcctaaaaacatccaggatgCACACAtccaaaaaagaaaataaaaaagagaacaaaaagaaaagaaaaaagactCCGCCACAGTGATCAATCACCTGCAGTAGCAACACTCTAACCATCACCAAAGACAACACCTGGATTGCAAAGGAGGTTCTTCAAAAGCAATGCCTCCTAGAAGGAAACAAAGTACAAGCTTTGTCATTGCGCGATAAAAAATCTTAGGTTTTCACCGTGGAGAAAGACCGGGTTCTCAAAACAACACCTTCAACAAGGTCActatgaggcacaacaataaagGACAGACTTTGGGTTCTCGTCCTGAAAATCACGACTCGGTACTTAGAGAAGCACCACCAACAAAGAAGTCTTCCTATGCTGCCGCCCCTACTTGGGGAGGCCACTACTGCAAGTCACGTACCACCAGGCTCATAGGAACTCATGTCCGGTCTGGACGAGAACATATCCCACAAGCCAAGTCTGAAAAACTGCCTATGAAGCAAAGTCTTCATCGCATCCAAGACTCCACTTTCGCCACTTGCAGGTCCTTCAATCACACCATGGCATTCTCCGCATGTGTGATCCCTTAAAAATATTTGTACAAACATGTCCCAAGGTGTCAACAGAGCCAGAGCTTCACGATACCCTAGTGAACCTGGTTATGCTGATGTTGCGGGTGTACATGACCGCCCCCTATCAAATCAGGGTGTCCAAAGAGAGCCATATGCTCCAATATTTATTTTCCTTCGAAGAATAAGTCTGGAACTCACTGATGGCCAGATCAAAGTGGACCGACCGCAAGTAGATCGGTGACTTCGCGCGATGACCATTAGGGCCACCACCTGGTCCTTTCCCTCCATCTAGCTCAAAACCGTCCTGCCACAGCCCACAACAGCCGCCAGAGCAAGATGGACCCAAAGGGACCCGCTTGAGCACAATGCAGGTCCAGGAGACGGCACTGCCGATGGAGCAAAGGAATGGCCATACATCCACTGAGTCGTTGCCATGGGAGCGCACCCCAGGGGGCTCGTCTCCTCGCATCAAGGGCAGCCGCTGCAGGACCAACCGACGGAGAGGAGGCCATGGCCACCACGCCATTGGACTTCCCTCCCCCAAGATGCGGAGGGGACAACCACCAACAACGCATCAGAACAGTGCGGAGCCACCACCGGACGGATGGATCTGGCCCTCGTATCGACGGATTTGTGGCCAAGGAGGCAACAGGAGCACGGCGGGCGGCCTGGAGCTAGAGGTGAGGAGAAGGGGATCCAGGGGGAGTACAGAGTGGGGAGTGGAGGAATCatccccgccgccgccaaccgccgGAGCTTTTCCCGGCGGAGGAGGCGAGAGGGAGGACAGGGAAGGAAGGAGCCCTAGAGCCGGTGGCTGGGAGTGCCTCCCGTGTTGCCCAAGACGCGGGGCTGGGCGGCTGCTACGTGTTATGCTTCTATAATGATGAAAATACATTAAAAAAAACTTCATTTCCTTTAGAAGTTAAACACAATTTCTTACTGTTTCCTTTATCAAAGATATTTTAACAGGTTCGCAATTTTCCATAGAGAAACGTTTCAAAACACTCCCCGTGTATTTCAACTCCCATACGAAGGTTCAAACATGTCTTTCATATGAAAGATAGAAGATAACCAAGCTTTCACTTCCACCAATGACTTCATCATTGCAAAAAGCAAGACCAATATTAAAATATATACAATATAGTGCAAAACAGTTTACACTTACGTTTGTAGATGAACGCGTTTATATCATTGATGTGAATCTTGTTACAAGACCATAAATCCATTTATTGAAATAGCAAACCCTGTCATTATTTCGTTTCCCTAAATTTCATGCCAAAGAGTTCCCACAAAGCATATATCCCTCTGTGTAAAGAGTTGGATATGAAGTTGTAAAATTCTACGGAACAAAACCTTGTATACAAAAATCCACTTACAGCCTATGAGTTTCCAGTTGTTTGAATTTTTTGCTTCCCTCGCTGCTTCCACCCGCAGTTGATATTCATAACTTTAAGCCCTTGTATATGACTTTAACTTTTCTAACACATCTAATTCATTCTATAGTTACACCTGAACTCACAATCTGCAAAGTCTGTTATTTAATACCCAACTGGACCAAAGGCACCAGCAGGTACAAAATCAGGGCGCACGGAGGCTGAAAAACGGAGAGTTCTAATGTAATTATTTGTTATCCTGATAATATATATTATCTGAATATACTGTAGGCGCCTCTGAAGAAGATGGTACCTACCTTTCTGTGTTAAATTAAACGTCAATTCAAATTTCAAAGCGTCCCCGGGCGAAGACCAGAAATTGCAACTAAATACAACAGGAAGTGGATCGGGCAATTTTCTAGATAAAATCAACAAAAGGTTAGTTTCAGACTTTACATCCGACACTCGAACTAAATATGACACACAGTGAATCAAGCAATTTTAATGATGGAATCGACAAAAAAATAGAATCAGACTTATGATGCTTTAGACTCCTGATAGCATCTAATAGAAAATAATAGATGTGCTTTACTAGTGCTGATCATTTCAACATTTACAGGAGCAAAGGAACATAAACTCTCACATGCTCTCTTGTTCACTATATGTCGAAGATAAAAAAAGATGTCACTGCATTGACAAGAGGAAAAGAACATATATTCCTTCCCAACGTTTTACGGTATATGATTACATAGTTTGAATGCACGATAAAATTCAACAACACAGATACAGTAATTGTAAGAGGGCATACACCAACAGCCCAACACAACATTCTAGACAATCACAGACAGCAATCATGGTATAATTAAAACTGTAGCTCCATAAAATTAATAGCAAAGGATGTTGCACCTATGCTGCTACCAACCATAAACACATATATGTTTACATAAGAGGCACTACTAAGTTAACTGGAACAGGTAGCCCCATAAAGTGAGGTTACACTGTACACTCGAGACCAAAGGAGAAGTAACACAACATGAGGAAGATCTAACCAAATAGCTGCCGATATTTCTTGGGACCTATAATTCAACATTATCTGAAAGGATCAACAATGGAGCAGTGATATGCGAGCCAGATTATCAGTGCCAATCTGCCAATTCCTCTGAGTACAAGGGAACATAAGGAAGGTAGGGTAGCACGGAATCATGTCCAAGATAGTCGATGCGCTGCACTTTCCCACTATCCATTTCGTAAGACATGAGTCTTTTGTGATGCCCATAAACAAAGAAAATCATGTTTCGTTGCGGGTGGAGGGCGACAATATGATACTTGCTTCCCAGATGGGCATACTTCACTCGAAGTAGATGAATATATCTGACACTGTGCTTCAAGACCCACACTTGACTGTCATAGTCCTCAAGAACCCAGATCGATAGTTTATACTTATCATGTTGATCAGTATTCGCTAAATACAAACGCCCTTGAGACAGATCAATGAACCCATAAGCAGGATCTATTGTAGGGGCATCCGGATCATCTGGCATAGGAATAACCCTCCAAGTAGTTCCCTCCACATCCACTGCCACCACCGCATCCTCGGCGGCGATCAAATGCAGACAACCATTGACAAATGCACTTTTAGAATCATGCGCTATCCTAGTTGGGAAGCCCCAACCGCTGTCCTTGTGACTCCAGGCCCCGGTTTCGGACGAGTAGATCTCAACCCCTTTGACGTGTCCATCACTCTCGTAATCATCACCGTCAGGATACCCAGCTATTTCGTGCTCCAGGAAGTGAAACACATGAAAGTGCGAGGAGACAACCGGGTCGAACCCCAAGCGAGCTGTGTGCCACATGCTGAAGAAGCCGGGCAAGACGACCCACTTCTCCGTGGCAGGATTGCACACGACGTAATCAAATTCCCATGAATCAGCGGTCTCGAAGCGGCGGCAGAGGAGTAGGCCGTTGCAGCTGTCCAGAAGGTGGAAGTGATCACAGCCAGGCAGGAAGGGGAGGGAAGGGCGGATACGAGGGCGGCCTCCCGCCGAGACACGGGCGAAATTGCGAACTAGGTAATGGCGCTCGTAGAGGAAGCCGGCGAGTTCTTGAAGATGGTACTGCGGCAGCACCTTGCGGTTGTCGGGGTGGGAGATGATGCCGCGCCACTGCTTGGAGACGCACTTGAAGCGGCACAACGATCTGTACGGCACACGCGACAGGATCTCGACGAGGAGGTCTTCGGTGAGGCTGTCCGCTGGCTTCCGCCGCTTACAGATGACCTTGGGGCCGTCCGCCATCGCCGTGGGGAGAGGAGGCGGCCAATCTGCGAACGGGGGTGGAGGAGGAGATTGCATCGCCATCGGTGAGGGAAGCAGCAGGGAGGAAGAGATGAATCTACAGCGAACGCAGCGTACGTACCAGCAGCGAGGCGAGTAATTGCGAGGCAGTCCGTCCCCTCCGGCGAGGTTTTGAGTGCGCGACGAGGGGGCGACGAGCGATGTGTTGGCTTTTATCTGCGTCGTAAGAGCGTCTCCAACGGGAGTACGGGACTCTCAAATCGGCCTCAAACACGGTCCTACGGCCCTTCTTGAACCGCCTCTATTCCTTTCTATATAGTGCGGATAACCTTAAATTTGGTCTAAATATGAAGCCGATATAGGGCTGTCCGAACATATCTGCCATGCTGACCCTGACAGGCCTCGCCACCGGGGTTCGTGCACATGCTGCACGACGCTGAGCAGAAGTTGTCCAACCCGTGCCTCCCGACCACGCCCTGGCGCCGGTTCCCCTTCCCGGGCTTCATCGGCATGCTTGCTGCCCTGGGGACCCTCATCATGGAGTTCATCAGCACCTGCTTCTACGAGCCCAGGCACGGCGAGGAGGCTGCTGCCGCGGCCAAAGCCGGGCATGACGACACGACGGCGCTGCTCGAGGACGGCTCTCTCGCAGGGACCACTGCCGCCGCGATGAGCGGCGACGACGAAAAGCACGACGCCATGCACATAGTAGGGATGCGCGCACGCGGCGGCGCACCAGCATAGCCATGCACATGGCCATGACGTGTGTGAT belongs to Triticum urartu cultivar G1812 chromosome 7, Tu2.1, whole genome shotgun sequence and includes:
- the LOC125518411 gene encoding F-box protein At5g07610-like, whose product is MAMQSPPPPPFADWPPPLPTAMADGPKVICKRRKPADSLTEDLLVEILSRVPYRSLCRFKCVSKQWRGIISHPDNRKVLPQYHLQELAGFLYERHYLVRNFARVSAGGRPRIRPSLPFLPGCDHFHLLDSCNGLLLCRRFETADSWEFDYVVCNPATEKWVVLPGFFSMWHTARLGFDPVVSSHFHVFHFLDDGHVKGVEIYSSETGAWSHKDSGWGFPTRIAHDSKSAFVNGCLHLIAAEDAVVAVDVEGTTWRVIPMPDDPDAPTIDPAYGFIDLSQGRLYLANTDQHDKYKLSIWVLEDYDSQVWVLKHSVRYIHLLRVKYAHLGSKYHIVALHPQRNMIFFVYGHHKRLMSYEMDSGKVQRIDYLGHDSVLPYLPYVPLYSEELADWH